Proteins encoded by one window of Thermobaculum terrenum ATCC BAA-798:
- a CDS encoding NAD(P)/FAD-dependent oxidoreductase yields the protein MTVGARIDLLSKGHRSQTEEEYRKASYKILILGAGFGGIQAAIELDKHLGKRQDVSILVVDRDNTQLFQPLLWTVASGKNCPDDTTVPIRKFQKGRSFHVMHSAVKHIDLQNQVVYFDNGEDRPFDFLVIALGSVTAIPDLPGLRERALLFRSPADAIELRNKVIDALEMAHKEQDPEARKSWLTFVVGGGGDTGIELAATLKEYIYAGLFAEYPWLENEPARIVLVSRSSRLVPQSRPHISKTVQEVLEHEGIEVMNNTSVEAVTEDEVKTSAGTIKARTLFWAAGITAPKVVKDLPVEHARNGSLIVDKFLRIPQYPNVFVVGDSAWAFDARTNDPIPPTAQAAEHMGRYVGRTISSLIQNRSIKPFVFKPLGHLALLGQRTGVAEVGPLTFTGIPAWFIWHSYYLIHIPSWQNRIYLFTHWLLSLILGRETGQLRLSPGVLKEGIQ from the coding sequence ATGACTGTTGGTGCCCGTATTGATCTGCTAAGCAAGGGACATAGAAGCCAAACTGAGGAAGAATACAGAAAAGCTAGTTATAAGATACTCATACTAGGAGCCGGCTTTGGGGGCATACAGGCGGCCATAGAGCTCGACAAACACCTAGGTAAGAGGCAGGATGTTAGTATCCTAGTAGTGGATCGGGACAATACCCAGCTGTTCCAGCCCTTACTGTGGACCGTAGCCTCCGGCAAGAACTGCCCAGATGATACTACTGTCCCTATCAGGAAGTTTCAAAAGGGAAGAAGCTTTCACGTCATGCATTCCGCAGTCAAACATATCGATCTACAGAACCAGGTGGTCTACTTTGACAACGGAGAGGATAGGCCATTCGATTTCTTAGTGATCGCTTTGGGCAGCGTAACTGCTATCCCGGACCTACCAGGGCTAAGAGAAAGAGCACTACTCTTTAGGAGCCCTGCAGACGCTATAGAGCTAAGAAACAAAGTAATAGATGCCCTTGAAATGGCTCATAAAGAACAAGATCCCGAAGCACGTAAGTCTTGGCTTACGTTCGTGGTCGGCGGAGGTGGTGATACCGGCATCGAATTGGCTGCCACACTCAAGGAATACATATACGCGGGACTCTTTGCCGAATATCCCTGGCTAGAGAATGAGCCAGCTAGAATCGTGCTTGTAAGCAGGTCCAGTAGACTAGTCCCACAAAGCAGACCACATATATCTAAGACCGTGCAGGAGGTACTTGAACACGAAGGCATAGAGGTAATGAATAACACATCTGTGGAAGCAGTAACTGAAGATGAGGTAAAGACTTCTGCAGGAACTATAAAGGCTCGTACCCTTTTTTGGGCTGCCGGTATAACAGCGCCAAAGGTTGTAAAGGATCTGCCTGTGGAGCACGCCAGAAATGGATCTTTGATCGTAGATAAGTTTTTGCGTATTCCCCAATACCCAAACGTCTTTGTTGTAGGAGACTCTGCATGGGCATTCGATGCAAGAACTAACGACCCTATACCTCCCACAGCACAAGCAGCTGAGCACATGGGCCGGTACGTCGGCAGAACAATATCAAGTCTTATACAGAATAGAAGCATAAAACCCTTCGTTTTCAAGCCTCTAGGTCATCTAGCCTTACTGGGACAACGCACCGGTGTCGCAGAAGTTGGACCACTTACCTTTACCGGTATACCAGCTTGGTTTATCTGGCACTCATACTACTTAATACACATACCTTCATGGCAAAACAGAATTTATCTATTCACTCACTGGCTACTATCATTGATTCTCGGCAGAGAGACCGGTCAGCTGAGGCTGTCACCTGGCGTACTCAAGGAGGGTATACAGTAA
- the gltX gene encoding glutamate--tRNA ligase: MNSEVRVRFPPSPTGYLHVGNLRTAVFNWLLARHHGGKFILRIEDTDRARVVPGAVEVIYETLRWIGIDWDEGPDIGGPHAPYVQSERKEIYREYAELLISQGKAYRCFCSQERLEALREEQRKNNLPTRYDRKCRYLGPEEAKRLVDSGQPYVVRFATPLEGTTTMVDLLRGPVTYQNDQIDDFVILKSDGYPPYHFAVVVDDHLMGITHVLRGDEYISSGARDILLHEALGWNPPLYAHTAIILGPDRSRLSKRHGALPALEYRDIGIIPEAMFNYLALLGASYSADREIFSREELIELFDIDKMSPSPAIFDANKLEWMNAYYINHVLSVDDLASRVKPILENAGLVKTEDLDEGYLIEVIGLVKDRIKLLPDVVELTDFFFRDPDPSAEEIAGKKLTLQEAQELLQKVKDRVSPIDNWSEEILETELRSMASELGVKTGTLFMLIRVAITGKTASPGLFETMAVLGKDRTISRIGRAIDKLDLVVHGG, encoded by the coding sequence TTGAATAGCGAGGTTAGGGTACGCTTCCCGCCAAGTCCTACTGGATACTTGCATGTAGGTAACTTAAGAACTGCTGTCTTCAACTGGCTGTTAGCTAGGCATCATGGAGGCAAATTTATTCTAAGAATCGAGGATACAGATCGCGCTAGAGTCGTGCCTGGTGCCGTAGAAGTAATTTATGAAACTCTGCGTTGGATAGGTATTGATTGGGATGAGGGACCAGATATTGGTGGACCTCATGCGCCCTACGTGCAATCTGAGCGCAAAGAGATATACAGGGAATATGCCGAGCTGCTCATCTCCCAGGGGAAGGCTTACAGATGTTTCTGTTCTCAGGAAAGGCTAGAAGCTCTAAGGGAGGAACAAAGGAAGAATAATTTACCCACGCGTTACGATCGCAAATGCCGATATTTGGGCCCAGAAGAGGCCAAAAGATTAGTCGATTCAGGACAGCCATACGTAGTAAGGTTTGCCACGCCGCTTGAGGGTACTACCACCATGGTTGATCTTCTGCGTGGCCCTGTAACATACCAGAACGATCAAATAGATGATTTCGTCATCCTGAAAAGTGATGGTTATCCTCCGTATCACTTTGCAGTTGTGGTAGATGATCATCTGATGGGCATAACCCATGTGCTTAGAGGAGATGAGTATATAAGCTCTGGTGCAAGAGATATTCTCTTGCACGAAGCTCTTGGGTGGAATCCGCCTCTATATGCTCACACAGCGATCATATTAGGTCCTGATAGGTCGAGGCTAAGCAAGAGGCATGGAGCCTTGCCAGCACTTGAGTATAGAGATATTGGGATAATTCCTGAGGCTATGTTTAATTACCTTGCTTTGCTTGGTGCCTCGTACAGTGCGGATAGGGAGATATTCTCAAGAGAAGAACTGATAGAGCTGTTTGACATCGACAAGATGAGTCCTTCTCCTGCGATATTTGATGCTAATAAACTCGAGTGGATGAATGCCTATTACATAAACCATGTGCTCAGCGTTGATGACCTGGCGAGTAGAGTCAAGCCTATCCTTGAGAACGCTGGCCTAGTGAAGACCGAAGATCTCGATGAGGGTTATTTGATTGAAGTTATAGGGCTGGTAAAGGATAGGATCAAGCTTCTACCGGATGTAGTAGAGCTTACGGACTTCTTCTTTAGAGATCCGGATCCATCCGCGGAAGAGATTGCTGGAAAGAAGCTGACTTTGCAGGAAGCGCAAGAACTCTTGCAGAAAGTAAAAGATAGAGTATCGCCTATAGATAATTGGTCAGAAGAGATACTTGAGACTGAGCTTAGATCTATGGCATCTGAGCTTGGTGTGAAAACTGGAACGCTTTTCATGCTCATTCGGGTTGCTATAACCGGAAAGACTGCGTCTCCTGGACTATTCGAGACTATGGCGGTCTTGGGTAAAGACCGAACTATATCCAGGATAGGTAGAGCTATTGACAAGCTCGATTTGGTAGTCCATGGGGGATAA